In Deltaproteobacteria bacterium, one DNA window encodes the following:
- the pgsA gene encoding CDP-diacylglycerol--glycerol-3-phosphate 3-phosphatidyltransferase, which produces MRQVPVKWNIPNIITVFRVFLVPVFVALLEYGMDDAAFIVFIIAGISDGLDGYIARRFDMRTEFGRMMDPIADKLLMTAAFIMLSLKGLLPVYLCVLVISRDLMILTGYIGIKSAGKKIEIIPSVFGKLSTIFQLSAVVAALWEPVRTSAYMPIIIYLTTAITIISGMHYAYVGFLAHRRG; this is translated from the coding sequence ATGCGTCAGGTTCCGGTCAAGTGGAATATACCTAACATCATAACGGTCTTTAGAGTATTCCTTGTGCCCGTGTTCGTAGCGCTTCTTGAGTACGGCATGGACGATGCCGCGTTTATCGTCTTCATTATCGCAGGGATTAGCGACGGCCTCGATGGTTACATCGCAAGGCGTTTTGACATGAGGACAGAGTTTGGCCGCATGATGGACCCGATAGCCGACAAGCTCCTTATGACAGCGGCCTTCATCATGCTCTCCTTAAAGGGGCTTTTGCCGGTTTACCTTTGCGTGCTGGTCATATCGAGAGATCTGATGATACTTACCGGGTATATCGGCATAAAGAGCGCGGGTAAGAAAATCGAGATTATCCCGTCGGTGTTTGGAAAGCTCTCGACAATATTTCAGCTGTCTGCTGTCGTTGCCGCGCTCTGGGAGCCGGTTAGAACGAGCGCCTACATGCCAATCATCATATACCTTACGACCGCCATCACCATAATAAGCGGGATGCATTACGCCTACGTCGGTTTCCTTGCCCACAGAAGAGGGTAG